From the genome of bacterium, one region includes:
- a CDS encoding arsenate reductase ArsC, with amino-acid sequence MAKTKVLFICIENANRSQMAEGFAHAFGGDMIEPYSAGSKPRGEINPKAIEFMRELDIDISTQSSTGFDDLPTHEFDYVVTMGCGDVCPYVPAKQHLDWDLSDPKSLPPDEFRAVRDEIGRRVKVLIEGM; translated from the coding sequence ATGGCAAAAACAAAGGTTCTATTTATCTGTATTGAAAACGCAAACCGAAGCCAGATGGCCGAAGGGTTTGCACATGCTTTTGGAGGGGATATGATTGAGCCCTACAGCGCCGGTTCAAAGCCTAGGGGTGAAATCAATCCCAAAGCAATCGAATTCATGCGCGAGCTAGACATCGATATCTCAACCCAAAGTTCCACCGGTTTTGATGACTTGCCTACGCATGAATTCGATTATGTAGTGACGATGGGCTGCGGCGATGTCTGCCCTTATGTTCCTGCCAAACAACACCTCGACTGGGACCTATCTGATCCAAAATCCCTCCCCCCAGACGAATTCCGAGCTGTTCGAGATGAGATAGGAAGAAGGGTAAAGGTACTTATAGAGGGAATGTAG